A window of the Tripterygium wilfordii isolate XIE 37 chromosome 12, ASM1340144v1, whole genome shotgun sequence genome harbors these coding sequences:
- the LOC120010884 gene encoding 60S ribosomal protein L37-3: MGKGTGSFGKRRNKTHTLCVRCGRRSFHLQKSRCSACAFPAARKRTYNWSVKAIRRKTTGTGRMRYLRHLPRRFKSGFREGTQAAPRSKGAAATA; the protein is encoded by the exons ATG GGTAAGGGAACTGGGAGTTTCGGTAAGAGGAGGAACAAGACCCACACACTTTGCGTTAGGTGTGGCCGCCGCAGCTTCCATCTTCAGAAGAGTCGCTGCTCCGCCTGTGCTTTCCCCGCTGCCCGCAAGAGGACAT ACAACTGGAGTGTGAAAGCGATCCGTAGGAAGACAACTGGAACTGGTAGGATGAGGTATCTCCGTCATCTCCCTCGCCGCTTTAAGAGTGGTTTCAGAGAAG GCACTCAAGCTGCACCAAGGAGTAAGGGAGCAGCTGCAACTGCTTAA